From Medicago truncatula cultivar Jemalong A17 chromosome 7, MtrunA17r5.0-ANR, whole genome shotgun sequence, a single genomic window includes:
- the LOC11412129 gene encoding transcription factor LAX PANICLE 1 has protein sequence MECNTISYSYGSCSKRKEKKGVKKSKGSSVKLSTDPQSVAARERRHRISDRFKILQSMIPGGSKLDTVSMLEEAIHYVKFLKKQIWLHETLINFVDDIGESHMLLPQDYSSNDKNIPSGTFESMQNLPQLPLEQFCFQGDKDIKTIFDATMKY, from the coding sequence ATGGAGTGTAACACTATCTCTTATTCTTATGGGTCATGTTCAAAGAGAAAGGAGAAAAAAGGTGTGAAAAAATCCAAAGGAAGTTCAGTGAAACTTTCAACTGATCCACAAAGTGTTGCAGCTAGAGAAAGAAGACATAGAATCAGTGATAGGTTCAAGATTCTTCAGAGTATGATCCCTGGTGGAAGTAAATTAGATACTGTTTCTATGTTGGAGGAAGCTATTCATTATGTTAAGTTTCTTAAGAAACAGATTTGGCTTCATGAAACATTGATTAACTTTGTTGATGATATTGGTGAGTCACACATGTTGCTTCCTCAAGATTATTcttcaaatgataaaaatattccTTCAGGTACATTTGAGTCTATGCAGAATTTGCCACAGTTACCACTAGAGCAGTTTTGTTTTCAAGGAGATAAAGATATCAAAACCATCTTTGATGCCactatgaaatattaa